A window from Drosophila kikkawai strain 14028-0561.14 chromosome 2L, DkikHiC1v2, whole genome shotgun sequence encodes these proteins:
- the LOC108086053 gene encoding uncharacterized protein: MRLPIFLATLLLVLILSTPTNSKWFSKVANKFVGKGVGKAGKAAGKAGLAVITAMIVESSASALIEEANHIDTPREPTEESTAVLWLAKVGAGIDSMEQRNMKMHRHFADYTTDSITENMEHNIPIMAKMKDIHDNMNDISLRYKWMQIYGELQLFENFTLIRFAEDSLSAIHQIDRLHAALLGREDRAHATPNNLLFQLLSKLKGFPYHICKSQQSVQQFFYLLFQDIALTELKAQAMIEFSWLLLKQFERGEFTEEKRVIREGLKRRTSRTLKLFKDVISRADRRVWRCDPTYHTPGVTYEEVTRLLQGYIENEVDLNADGRCRYDCARYNYASNHGCYDNEFCSKQPKCSGRILNCQYVEYKMQVCQAPQDSTRRYVFVHYDSGFRLGPGGQCARHTDEANGWRRWIFWKCTYCMCLCDEQGPKSDRFFNLRPVTADVEHNRVVTGLRFVKHNRILHLQIQEGELLSKGVINQTTLHWKPLEEYKITDRNVRQGIDYHMLTYERRSIDLDELEPRETNSLITGLRFRNIEGHLHLEAQYSAFEFQSGKLIEPTKKSYWNLGPGVQGREKLPLRDTNMPTRTTASSTVLSSSNQYIDFSHTGFEKDVAQTTVPFIDIQDVVSNPPVPLSGIGIYYKGRPGYGGFLGPKIINLDFGPYLEVTKSKFENQTLYILLYQFYL; encoded by the exons ATGCGACTCCCTATTTTCCTGGCCACGCTGCTGCTGGTTCTTATTCTGTCAACACCCACGAATTCGAAATGGTTTTCAAAAGTGGCCAATAAATTTGTGGGCAAGGGCGTCGGAAAGGCAGGAAAGGCTGCCGGAAAGGCGGGGCTGGCAGTGATCACTGCGATGATCGTTGAGTCCAGCGCCAGTGCCCTTATTGAGGAGGCAAATCATATAGATACTCCTCGTGAGCCAACAGAGGAGTCTACTGCGGTGCTGTGGCTGGCGAAAGTCGGAGCTGGCATAGATAGCATGGAGCAGAGGAACATGAAAATG CATCGCCACTTTGCGGACTACACCACGGACTCGATTACAGAAAATATGGAACACAACATTCCCATAATGGCAAAGATGAAGGATATTCATGATAATATGAATGACATTTCTTTGCGCTACAAATGGATGCAGATTTATGGAGAGTTGCAGCTGTTTGAAAATTTCACCTTGATCAGATTCGCCGAGGATAGTCTTTCAGCGATTCATCAGATTGACAGGTTGCATGCAGCCCTCCTTGGAAGGGAGGACAGAGCACATGCGACGCCCAACAATCTGCTGTTCCAACTGCTAAGCAAACTAAAG GGCTTCCCTTATCACATCTGCAAGTCGCAACAGTCAGTCCAGCAGTTTTTTTACCTGCTATTCCAGGACATTGCTCTCACTGAACTGAAGGCCCAGGCCATGATTGAGTTCTCCTGGCTGTTGCTCAAGCAGTTCGAAAGGGGGGAGTTCACCGAGGAGAAGAGAGTGATACGGGAGGGCCTCAAGCGGAGGACAAGCCGCACTCTAAAGCTGTTCAAGGACGTGATTAGCAGAGCAGATCGCAGAGTTTGGCGCTGTGATCCGACTTACCACACACCGGGGGTCACCTACGAGGAGGTCACCCGTCTCCTGCAGGGCTACATAGAGAATGAGGTGGATCTGAACGCAGATGGGAGATGTCGATATGACTGCGCCCGCTACAATTATGCCTCCAACCACGGATGCTACGATAATGAGTTCTGCTCCAAGCAGCCAAAGTGTTCTGGTCGTATACTTAACTGCCAGTACGTGGAGTACAAGATGCAGGTGTGCCAGGCGCCACAGGACTCCACCAGGCGATACGTGTTCGTCCATTACGACAGCGGATTCAGGTTGGGCCCAGGTGGCCAGTGCGCCAGGCACACAGACGAAGCAAATGGCTGGCGCCGTTGGATTTTCTGGAAGTGCACATATTGCATGTGCCTGTGCGATGAGCAGGGCCCCAAGTCGGATCGCTTCTTCAACCTGCGCCCCGTGACAGCCGATGTGGAGCACAACAGAGTTGTGACTGGCCTTCGCTTCGTGAAGCACAATCGAATCCTGCACCTGCAGATCCAGGAGGGCGAGCTCCTGTCCAAGGGAGTCATCAACCAGACCACTCTCCACTGGAAGCCCTTGGAGGAGTACAAAATTACTGATAGAAATGTGCGACAAGGAATAGATTACCACATGCTGACCTACGAGAGAAGATCCATCGATCTGGATGAGTTGGAACCAAGGGAAACCAATTCGCTTATAACCGGACTGCGGTTCCGAAACATTGAAGGTCATCTGCATCTCGAGGCTCAGTACAGCGCATTCGAGTTCCAGAGTGGAAAGCTTATAGAGCCGACTAAAAAAAGTTATTGGAACTTAGGGCCTGGTGTTCAAGGAAG GGAAAAATTGCCCCTAAGAGACACCAATATGCCCACACGAACCACCGCCTCCTCGACTGTGCTATCAAGCAGCAACCAGTACATTGATTTTAGCCACACGGGTTTCGAGAAGGATGTGGCCCAGACCACGGTGCCTTTTATTGACATCCAAGACGTGGTCTCTAATCCACCGGTGCCGCTGTCCGGCATTGGCATCTACTACAAGGGTCGCCCAGGTTATGGGGGCTTTCTTGGACCCAAGATTATCAACTTGGACTTTGGTCCGTACCT agaggtaacGAAGAGTAAGTTCGAGAACCAAACACTATACATTTTACTTTATCAATTTTACTTATAA
- the LOC108086052 gene encoding uncharacterized protein, with amino-acid sequence MRFSIFLATLLALQLSTPTNSKWYHHLDKNMDTVLLEEAILEGMDMSVDEIVENASQIDVPQEQGAPSTKETNAKLWLTKAGACIDGMEQRNTEMQSYFAFAENQEENTPIMAKFKDIQDIMNDISRRYKWLQIYGDSENFENLTLIKFAEDSLSAIQQIDTMHITLFGREDRDHVTPNNLLFQLQTTLKGSTNYICKSQQSTQQFFYLLFQDIALTELKAQATIEFSWLLLKQFEQGEFTEEKRVIREGLKRRTSRTLKLFKDVISTADRTVWRCDPTHHTPGITYEEVTRLLQGYIENEVDLHPTSQCWSTCEDYSSASSQGCYYPTEFCGKQPRCSGHVLGCQFVESHMQICQAPWYSNRRYEFIHYQSGHRLGQEGSCGRSLSQTYSWYTWFLYHCSYCMCLCDEQGPKSDRFFNLRPVTADVERNRVVTGLRFVKHNRILHLQIQEGELLPKGVINQTTLQWKPLEEYSITDRDVREGIDYHMLTHERRSIDLDELEPITNDFLVTGLRFANIEGDLHLEAHYSPFQFESGKLDLSTDMSYWQNGAIETLREELPLENTHVPTLSTSSIPFSSSNQYIDFTHTGFEQDAAQTTVPFIDIQEVVSNPPVPLSGIGIYYKGRQGYGGFLGPKIINLDFARYLQCDAAIKLAQEEKIIDYVPDENIPIFQETKSMVEPRLMEIRSRIEELDQTMRNQHHHFADFIIESIADYIEKNSLIMANMQNIQNIINRISLRYQRMQTYKTRMPFEKTSLSNFAQETLSIIEDSLDELHLTLLGDEDKPHFTSNNLLIQLDTRLKVSPSHMCRTRQSAQQFFYLLQEDIALAELKALALAEFSWSLLKEEGQFTKERTILQEGFQRRTNRTLRMFKEVMSRQDRTVWRCDPAHHTPGVTYEEVTRLLQGYIENEVDLNADGRCRYDCARYNYASNHGCYDNEFCSKQPACSGRVHNCKFVESKMEVCLADKSSSRRYDYVHYESGHRFGQWGQCDRRTDEAKSWRRWIFWQCSYCMCLCDEQGPKSDRFFNLRPVTADVEHNRVVTGLRFVKHNRILHLQIQEGELLPKGVINQTTLQWKPVEEYSITDRDVRQGVDYHMLTYHRRSIDLNELEPQSNNSLITGLRFQDVGGRLHLVAQYSEFEFQSGKLIDPNEQSYWGTGDSAQGSEKLTLGETHVPTITTSSLPYPKSYQYLDFTHTGFEQDAAQTTVPFIDIQEVVSSPPVPLSGIGIYYKGREGYGGFIGPKIINLDFSPYLQ; translated from the exons ATGCGTTTCTCTATTTTTCTGGCCACTCTGCTGGCCCTTCAACTATCAACGCCCACGAATTCGAAATGGTATCACCACCTGGACAAGAATATGGATACGGTTTTACTTGAGGAGGCCATATTGGAGGGGATGGACATGAGCGTTGATGAGATTGTGGAAAATGCTAGTCAAATAGATGTCCCTCAAGAACAAGGGGCTCCCTCAACAAAGGAGACCAATGCCAAGCTGTGGTTAACCAAAGCAGGAGCTTGTATTGATGGCATGGAGCAGAGGAACACAGAAATG CAAAGTTACTTTGCGTTCGCTGAAAATCAAGAAGAAAACACTCCAATCATGGCCAAGTTCAAAGATATCCAGGATATCATGAATGACATCTCAAGGCGCTACAAGTGGTTGCAGATTTATGGGGATTCCGAGAACTTTGAAAATTTGACACTGATCAAATTCGCCGAGGATAGTCTCTCGGCGATCCAACAGATAGACACGATGCATATAACGCTCTTTGGAAGGGAGGACAGAGACCATGTGACGCCCAACAACCTGCTGTTTCAACTGCAAACCACACTAAAG GGCTCCACCAACTACATCTGCAAGTCCCAGCAGTCCACCCAGCAGTTTTTTTACCTGCTATTCCAGGACATTGCTCTCACTGAACTGAAGGCCCAGGCCACCATAGAGTTCTCCTGGCTGCTGCTCAAGCAGTTCGAACAGGGGGAATTCACCGAGGAGAAGAGAGTGATACGAGAGGGCCTGAAGCGGAGGACAAGCCGTACTCTTAAGCTGTTTAAGGACGTGATTAGCACAGCAGATCGCACAGTTTGGCGTTGCGATCCGACGCACCACACACCGGGAATCACCTACGAGGAGGTCACCCGTCTCCTGCAGGGCTACATCGAGAATGAGGTGGATCTCCACCCGACGAGTCAATGCTGGAGTACTTGTGAAGACTACTCCAGCGCCTCTAGTCAGGGCTGCTACTACCCCACAGAGTTCTGTGGCAAGCAGCCCAGGTGCTCTGGCCATGTACTAGGCTGCCAGTTTGTGGAGTCCCACATGCAGATATGCCAGGCGCCTTGGTACTCCAACAGGCGGTACGAGTTTATTCACTACCAGAGTGGACATAGGCTGGGCCAGGAGGGTAGTTGTGGCAGGAGCTTGAGCCAAACCTATAGCTGGTATACATGGTTTTTATATCACTGCAGCTACTGCATGTGCCTGTGCGACGAGCAGGGCCCCAAGTCGGATCGCTTCTTCAACCTGCGACCCGTGACAGCCGATGTGGAGCGCAACAGAGTCGTGACTGGCCTTCGCTTCGTAAAGCACAATCGTATCCTGCACTTGCAGATCCAGGAGGGCGAGCTCCTGCCCAAGGGAGTCATCAACCAGACCACTCTCCAGTGGAAGCCCTTGGAGGAGTACAGCATCACCGATAGGGATGTGCGAGAAGGTATAGATTACCACATGCTGACCCACGAGAGGAGATCCATTGATCTGGATGAGTTGGAACCCATAACCAACGACTTCCTCGTTACCGGGCTAAGGTTTGCCAACATCGAAGGTGATCTGCACCTGGAGGCTCACTACAGCCCATTCCAGTTCGAAAGCGGCAAACTTGATCTGTCGACGGATATGAGTTATTGGCAAAATGGGGCCATTGAAACCTTGAG GGAGGAATTACCATTGGAGAACACCCACGTGCCCACCTTATCCACCTCTTCGATACCTTTCTCAAGCAGCAACCAGTACATCGATTTCACCCACACGGGCTTTGAGCAGGATGCCGCCCAGACCACTGTGCCGTTTATTGACATCCAGGAAGTGGTCTCAAATCCGCCAGTGCCGCTGTCTGGCATTGGCATCTATTACAAGGGTCGCCAAGGTTATGGGGGCTTCCTAGGACCTAAAATTATTAACCTTGACTTTGCTCGTTACCTACAATG TGATGCTGCCATTAAATTGGCACAAGAGGAAAAGATAATAGATTACGTGCCCGACGAGAATATTCCGATTTTTCAGGAAACCAAGTCAATGGTTGAACCTAGGTTGATGGAAATCCGAAGCCGTATAGAAGAGTTGGACCAGACTATGAGAAATCAG CATCATCACTTTGCGGACTTTATAATTGAATCGATCGCAGACTATATAGAAAAGAACAGCCTAATAATGGCTAACATGCAGAATATTCAGAATATCATAAACAGGATCTCTTTGCGCTACCAGAGGATGCAGACATATAAAACAAGGATGCCATTTGAAAAGACGTCCCTATCCAACTTTGCTCAGGAAACCCTGTCGATAATCGAGGACAGTCTTGATGAACTTCACCTCACCCTTCTTGGAGACGAGGACAAACCCCATTTTACGTCCAACAATCTTTTGATACAGCTTGACACCAGACTAAAG GTTTCCCCCAGTCACATGTGCCGAACGCGACAGTCCGCCCAGCAGTTCTTTTACCTGCTGCAGGAGGACATCGCACTCGCCGAGCTCAAGGCCCTTGCCTTGGCTGAGTTCTCCTGGTCGTTGCTTAAAGAGGAGGGCCAATTCACCAAGGAGAGAACAATCCTCCAAGAGGGATTCCAGCGCAGGACAAACCGCACTCTGAGGATGTTCAAGGAGGTGATGAGCAGACAAGATCGCACAGTTTGGCGATGCGATCCGGCACACCACACACCGGGAGTCACCTACGAGGAGGTCACCCGCCTCCTGCAGGGCTACATCGAGAACGAGGTGGATCTGAACGCAGATGGGAGATGTCGATATGACTGCGCCCGCTACAATTATGCCTCCAACCACGGATGCTACGATAATGAGTTCTGCTCCAAGCAGCCGGCGTGCTCAGGGCGCGTCCATAACTGCAAGTTTGTGGAATCTAAGATGGAGGTGTGCCTGGCAGACAAGAGCTCCAGCAGGCGATACGACTACGTCCATTATGAAAGCGGACATCGGTTCGGGCAGTGGGGCCAGTGCGACAGGCGCACAGACGAGGCAAAAAGCTGGCGTCGGTGGATTTTTTGGCAATGCAGCTACTGCATGTGCCTGTGCGATGAGCAGGGCCCCAAGTCGGATCGCTTCTTCAACCTGAGACCCGTAACAGCGGATGTGGAGCACAACAGAGTCGTGACTGGCCTTCGCTTCGTAAAGCACAATCGGATCTTGCACCTGCAGATCCAGGAGGGCGAGCTCCTGCCCAAGGGAGTCATCAACCAGACCACTCTCCAGTGGAAGCCCGTGGAGGAGTACAGCATTACCGATAGGGATGTGCGACAGGGTGTAGATTACCACATGCTGACCTACCACCGACGGTCAATCGATCTGAACGAGCTGGAACCACAAAGCAATAACTCCCTTATCACCGGGCTTAGGTTTCAAGACGTCGGAGGTCGCCTACATCTGGTGGCTCAGTACAGCGAGTTCGAGTTCCAGAGCGGCAAACTTATTGATCCAAATGAGCAGAGCTATTGGGGGACGGGAGACAGTGCTCAGGGAAG CGAAAAACTGACCTTAGGAGAGACCCATGTGCCCACTATTACTACTTCTTCGCTGCCTTACCCAAAGAGCTACCAATACCTCGATTTCACCCACACGGGCTTCGAGCAGGATGCCGCCCAAACCACGGTGCCCTTTATAGACATCCAGGAAGTGGTCTCCAGTCCACCGGTTCCGCTGTCCGGCATTGGCATCTACTACAAGGGCCGTGAAGGATATGGAGGCTTCATTGGACCCAAGATTATCAACTTGGACTTTAGTCCGTACCTACAATGA
- the LOC108086051 gene encoding uncharacterized protein, with amino-acid sequence MKGELLLFLGCFLACQKTSFASISSERSNEPIFKFTQTDYRLGAIVRQIDELNRLNRTTNRYRAAFAVQSGGFMDYSLPFNSEFDDIYKTIGRIDHLYEKIGKYEKARFENSTQIRFAESILNTEQNENTMDKLHASFFGSEYQPFGGKNLLRSVINGYQEYPNRTCRTPQSPQQHLYSLYVDIALTELKSLAMLEWSWLFLGQFERTGFTVQQEIVREGFERRMKRTRKLIKDQMSVPDQSVWRCDPEEPKAGVTYDEVTRLLQGHIENEKDLNPDGTCRRDCAHYQLARSYSCQHGELCTKQPSCRGRLHNCQFLESNLEVCHSERGSNRRYDFIQGESGRHLGPAKGCSRKMNRAESWRSWFFECHYCFCLCDEEFHSDRFFNLRPVIADIGRNRVVTGLRFQKHNRIFHLQIQQGELLANGAINGTALEWKPLDSYSILDKNVKMDVDFHALSYEKRSIDLVELRNQSNFLVTGLRFRVVGGHLNLEAQFTGFDFKSGRLTEKTYWSSAGTDKARRKVVLENSKVSSESSTPSEPYPSDNDQYVEFIHSGLEEDAAQITVPLIDIQEVVSAPPVPLSGIGVYYKGSKGYGGYVAPKLITYDYSQNVELPTMESVV; translated from the exons ATGAAGGGAGAACTTCTCCTTTTCCTGGGCTGTTTCTTAGCCTGTCAGAAGACATCCTTCGCCTCAATATCGTCGGAAAGGTCTAACGAACCGATCTTTAAGTTTACTCAAACCGATTATCGTTTGGGAGCCATCGTCAGGCAGATCGACGAGTTGAATCGACTGAACAGAACCACG AATCGCTATAGGGCGGCGTTCGCCGTCCAATCAGGCGGCTTCATGGATTACAGCTTACCCTTTAACTCGGAGTTCGATGATATTTATAAAACCATAGGACGGATTGACCACCTATacgaaaaaataggaaaatatgaGAAGGCCAGGTTTGAAAATAGCACCCAAATTCGTTTCGCGGAAAGTATCCTAAACACTGAGCAAAACGAGAATACGATGGACAAGTTGCACGCTTCGTTCTTCGGAAGCGAATACCAACCCTTCGGGGGAAAGAATCTGCTCAGATCCGTCATCAATGGCTATCAG GAATATCCGAACAGGACTTGCAGGACTCCTCAGTCCCCCCAGCAACATCTGTACTCCCTGTATGTGGACATCGCCCTCACCGAACTAAAGTCCCTTGCCATGCTGGAGTGGTCCTGGCTATTCCTGGGGCAGTTCGAGAGGACCGGGTTCACCGTGCAGCAGGAAATAGTGCGGGAGGGCTTCGAGCGCAGAATGAAACGCACTCGAAAGCTGATAAAGGACCAAATGAGCGTCCCTGATCAATCCGTTTGGCGCTGCGATCCCGAAGAGCCCAAGGCCGGAGTCACCTACGACGAGGTTACCCGCCTCCTGCAGGGCCACATAGAAAACGAGAAGGATCTAAACCCCGATGGAACATGCCGACGTGATTGCGCCCACTACCAATTGGCAAGAAGCTATTCATGCCAACACGGGGAGCTTTGCACCAAACAGCCGAGCTGCAGAGGTCGCCTGCACAATTGCCAGTTTTTGGAGTCCAACCTGGAGGTGTGTCATTCGGAGAGGGGCTCTAACAGGCGATACGATTTCATCCAGGGCGAAAGCGGGCGTCACCTGGGACCAGCTAAAGGGTGCAGCAGGAAGATGAACAGAGCTGAAAGCTGGCGAAGTTGGTTTTTCGAGTGTCATTACTGTTTCTGCCTGTGTGATGAGGAATTCCATTCGGATCGCTTCTTCAACCTGCGCCCAGTGATCGCCGATATAGGACGTAACAG AGTTGTCACTGGTCTGCGATTCCAAAAGCACAATCGCATTTTCCACCTTCAGATCCAGCAGGGCGAGCTTCTGGCAAATGGGGCCATCAATGGGACCGCTCTCGAATGGAAACCCCTGGATTCTTACAGCATTTTAGATAAGAACGTTAAGATGGACGTGGACTTCCACGCGCTGAGCTACGAGAAACGGTCCATCGATCTAGTTGAGCTCAGAAATCAAAGCAACTTCCTAGTGACTGGCTTGCGGTTCCGTGTGGTTGGAGGCCATCTTAATCTGGAGGCACAGTTCACTGGGTTTGACTTCAAGAGCGGTCGGCTCACTGAGAAGACTTATTGGTCGTCAGCGGGCACCGATAAGGCCAG GAGGAAAGTGGTCCTAGAAAACTCCAAGGTGTCCTCAGAATCCTCCACACCCTCGGAGCCTTATCCCAGCGACAACGACCAGTATGTGGAGTTTATACACTCGGGCCTGGAAGAGGACGCCGCCCAGATCACTGTGCCCCTCATCGACATCCAAGAAGTTGTCTCCGCGCCTCCGGTCCCCCTTTCCGGGATTGGAGTATACTACAAGGGCAGCAAAGGATACGGTGGCTACGTGGCTCCCAAACTGATCACCTACGACTACAGCCAGAATGTCGAGTTGCCCACAATGGAGTCGGTGGTTTAA
- the LOC108086049 gene encoding uncharacterized protein has translation MGIPFFLALLLATTTNADDDLKNIGSAAGGALGGVLGATVVGAASAGGAATVAGALGPAVGIAVGAAVGGALVREGVDSGIKWAQDKHIIDYVPDKNIPILQEPKSMVEPWLAAIRSQIQGLDQTMREQHHLFADFVIESVTDYMEKYSPIIAKMQDIDKIINKISFRYQRMLTYKSRNTFEKMTLINYAEDTLSILQDSLNELHVTLLGDEDRPHVTPNNVLVQLDTRLKRSSSHMCRTRQSAQQFFYLLQEDVALTELKALALADYSWTLLKEEGEFSEEKRLMLEEYQRRTNRTLRMFKEVMSRQDRTVWRCDPAYHRSGVTYEEVTRLLQGYIENEADLNADRSCKQECSTYQHSKTQGCYDGELCKKQQPCKGNVHNCRYVESTMTVCLTDETAIRRYEYVEYKSGHRYGQGGKCGGHTDKAESWHRWIFWHCSYCMCLCDEQGLRSDRYFNLRPVTADVERNRVVTGLRFVKHNRILHLQIQEGELLPKGVINQTTLQWKPVDNYSITDKDVRQVGTT, from the exons ATGGGAATCCCATTCTTTTTGGCCTTGCTGCTGGCCACGACCACGAATGCAGATGATGATTTGAAAAATATCGGAAGTGCAGCCGGTGGTGCTCTCGGTGGTGTCCTCGGTGCTACTGTGGTTGGCGCCGCTTCTGCGGGTGGAGCTGCTACTGTGGCTGGTGCTCTCGGTCCAGCTGTGGGTATTGCTGTgggtgctgctgttggtggtgCCTTAGTTCGTGAGGGCGTTGATTCAGGCATTAAATGGGCACAAGACAAACATATTATAGATTACGTGCCCGACAAGAACATTCCGATTCTTCAGGAACCCAAGTCAATGGTTGAGCCTTGGTTGGCAGCAATCCGAAGCCAGATCCAAGGATTGGACCAGACGATGAGAGAGCAG CATCATCTCTTTGCAGACTTCGTCATTGAATCGGTCACAGACTATATGGAGAAGTATAGTCCGATAATAGCCAAGATGCAGGATATCGATAAAATCATAAACAAGATCTCTTTCCGCTACCAGAGGATGCTGACGTATAAATCTCGGAACACATTTGAAAAAATGACCCTAATCAACTATGCTGAGGATACACTCTCGATACTCCAAGACAGTTTAAATGAACTTCACGTCACGCTCCTTGGAGACGAGGACAGACCCCATGTGACGCCGAACAATGTTTTGGTTCAACTGGACACCAGACTAAAg CGTTCCTCCAGTCACATGTGCCGAACGCGACAGTCCGCCCAGCAGTTCTTTTATCTGCTGCAGGAGGACGTCGCACTCACCGAACTCAAGGCCCTCGCCTTGGCTGACTACTCCTGGACGTTGCTCAAAGAGGAGGGCGAATTCTCCGAAGAGAAGAGACTAATGCTAGAAGAATACCAGCGCAGGACCAATCGCACTCTGAGGATGTTCAAGGAGGTAATGAGCAGACAAGATCGCACCGTTTGGCGATGCGATCCGGCATACCACAGATCGGGAGTCACCTACGAGGAGGTCACCCGCCTCCTGCAGGGCTACATCGAAAACGAGGCGGATCTAAACGCAGATAGATCATGCAAACAGGAATGCTCCACCTACCAGCATTCGAAAACCCAAGGATGCTACGATGGAGAGTTGTGCAAAAAACAGCAGCCGTGTAAAGGTAACGTCCACAACTGCCGGTATGTGGAATCTACGATGACGGTGTGCCTGACAGACGAGACCGCCATTAGGCGATACGAGTACGTGGAATATAAAAGCGGACATCGGTACGGACAGGGAGGAAAGTGCGGCGGGCACACAGACAAGGCAGAAAGCTGGCATCGGTGGATTTTTTGGCATTGCAGCTACTGCATGTGCCTATGCGATGAGCAGGGCCTCAGGTCGGATCGCTACTTCAACCTGCGACCCGTGACAGCCGATGTGGAGCGCAACAGAGTCGTGACTGGCCTTCGCTTCGTGAAGCACAATCGTATCCTGCACTTGCAGATCCAGGAGGGCGAGCTCCTGCCCAAGGGAGTCATCAACCAGACCACTCTCCAGTGGAAGCCCGTGGACAACTACAGCATCACCGATAAGGATGTGCGACAGG TTGGTACCACTTAA
- the LOC138927955 gene encoding uncharacterized protein → MPTRPFAVALAPFDRSILCLFLLLLLNRCTYILEVRCKVQVDDLWSNEAPISLVTLVVDANAGQRHWWIGDHLLDVNKRHRGLGSIMLEASVGEIELCSVGLTSLPLWNSNSL, encoded by the exons ATGCCAACTCGTCCGTTCGCTGTGGCCCTAGCTCCTTTCGATAGATCGATACTTTG TCTCTTCCTACTTCTTCTACTTAACcggtgtacatatatattagaGGTGCGGTGCAAAGTCCAAGTTGACGATCTTTGGTCCAATGAAGCCCCCATATCCTTGGTGACCCTTGTAGTAGATGCCAATGCCGGACAGCGGCACTGGTGGATTGGAGACCACCTCTTGGATGTCAATAAAAGGCACCGTGGTCTGGGCAGCATCATGCTCGAAGCTAGTGTGGGTGAAATCGAG CTCTGCTCCGTTGGTTTAACAAGTTTGCCGCTCTGGAACTCGAACTCACTGTAG